From the Oryctolagus cuniculus chromosome 17, mOryCun1.1, whole genome shotgun sequence genome, the window CTGAGGAGACATAACAAAACTTAATTATTTGGTCTTCAGAAGCTTCTTTGACAGTACTATCAATTCTGGACTAGGAAAAATCCTTATTTCAAGCCttacctcttctttcttcttctttggttTGCTCTCTTCTCCCTTATCTTCAGAATCAGAATCAGCTTTGCGCTTGCCTCCCTCTGACTTATCTGTCTCATGTGCTGTTTTCTGTGACTGCAGAAACTCAGCAATGAGGTCAGGGCAATCCAGATTCTCTTCTGGTTCCCACGTATTGTCTTCACTGAAACCAACCACAAGGTACAGCAAGTCACGTTCCTTCAAAGTAAGTATACTTATACAAAGGATATAAATACAGGGAGGACAAGAGGAATTAATATTAATGAACAGCTACTTTTTGCCCAGGACAAAATCAATTTTCTTTGCAAAGAAATCCCTATCTTGCTTTTTCGCACTATACATGTAGGTCATACTCTTGTCAGACCATAAACCATGAAAGCCatgattcatttttttactgcatCTATCACAGCTGTGTATCATTAGATTCCCAATAAACACTTGATGACTAAATTCACCTGTGTCAATGAAACTTACTCTGAGAAACCTTTCCACTTTAGGAGGTACTCCACTTTGCCCTTTACAACTCGACGGTCAAGAACTTTTTCCACCACatattcctcttcctcctcttctagcacctcctccactttcttcttgttttgttttttccccatgGTGCCCGCCAGCTTTCTGGTGTAAAGGGTGACGCTGCTAAAatggtaaaagaaataaaatgggcaTTAGGGTTAGATAAATATCTGAATGTTTGGAAAATCATGGAGATCAGAGGGGACTTTAATACTGCATGCTACTTATAATGTTATGCCTATTTTCAACATATAAAAACCTTTTCTGAAATGTTCAGC encodes:
- the CBX1 gene encoding chromobox protein homolog 1 isoform X3, giving the protein MGKKQNKKKVEEVLEEEEEEYVVEKVLDRRVVKGKVEYLLKWKGFSDEDNTWEPEENLDCPDLIAEFLQSQKTAHETDKSEGGKRKADSDSEDKGEESKPKKKKEESEKPRGFARGLEPERIIGATDSSGELMFLMKWTSLPGCMHSGGSPSTGLPGVLASSCCQEKPTGLQHPLYLPAAKGGQPRSSADQPGPRP
- the CBX1 gene encoding chromobox protein homolog 1 isoform X4, encoding MGKKQNKKKVEEVLEEEEEEYVVEKVLDRRVVKGKVEYLLKWKGFSDEDNTWEPEENLDCPDLIAEFLQSQKTAHETDKSEGGKRKADSDSEDKGEESKPKKKKEESEKPRGFARGLEPERIIGATDSSGELMFLMKWKNSDEADLVPAKEANVKCPQVVISFYEERLTWHSYPSEDDDKKDDKN
- the CBX1 gene encoding chromobox protein homolog 1 isoform X2, whose product is MGGQHQSSVTLYTRKLAGTMGKKQNKKKVEEVLEEEEEEYVVEKVLDRRVVKGKVEYLLKWKGFSDEDNTWEPEENLDCPDLIAEFLQSQKTAHETDKSEGGKRKADSDSEDKGEESKPKKKKEESEKPRGFARGLEPERIIGATDSSGELMFLMKWKNSDEADLVPAKEANVKCPQVVISFYEERLTWHSYPSEDDDKKDDKN
- the CBX1 gene encoding chromobox protein homolog 1 isoform X5 encodes the protein MGGQHQSSVTLYTRKLAGTMGKKQNKKKVEEVLEEEEEEYVVEKVLDRRVVKGKVEYLLKWKGFSDEDNTWEPEENLDCPDLIAEFLQSQKTAHETDKSEGGKRKADSDSEDKGEESKPKKKKEESEKPRGFARGLEPERIIGATDSSGELMFLMKW
- the CBX1 gene encoding chromobox protein homolog 1 isoform X1; this encodes MGGQHQSSVTLYTRKLAGTMGKKQNKKKVEEVLEEEEEEYVVEKVLDRRVVKGKVEYLLKWKGFSDEDNTWEPEENLDCPDLIAEFLQSQKTAHETDKSEGGKRKADSDSEDKGEESKPKKKKEESEKPRGFARGLEPERIIGATDSSGELMFLMKWTSLPGCMHSGGSPSTGLPGVLASSCCQEKPTGLQHPLYLPAAKGGQPRSSADQPGPRP